Proteins found in one Eriocheir sinensis breed Jianghai 21 chromosome 14, ASM2467909v1, whole genome shotgun sequence genomic segment:
- the LOC126998498 gene encoding galactose-3-O-sulfotransferase 4-like: MARWKESKASRKKDGGGGSTSVMLRLLVLLCVVSSMALVLQLNLTNQHNLMLRNIKGAEEPRAWAAQPADPFCRPRRHLVFLKTHKCGSSTLQSLFLRYAAANNLSVAVPYSGVYLDAAATGQSLRVKELKESPFAPPSGKYHLLVHHTRLNVRAMQQITYNDSVWVTILREPAAVFESMFHYYRLHKFYGATFDHLVWKLGARDGGKFFLKNAETRYQGRLGRNQMSFDLGLDDLDTHMESVLRDAIKILDDTFHLVLIAERMDESLVLLRHLMCWSEDDTVAMARNVRKDQYRSYLSEQAVATLEHFNAADVKLYAFFKEKFDKHVEAFGRGRMEREVVALRAKRDKVWKQCGLRESRSSSSSKHRQTPGKDHHVIEYQVHVNGSSSSARKLRKYCQELIESGTDLTQMLRWKQYTRYHQRAARSSLDLSWSQTLKKKTKRKPRRVAALAGRRTHRKERRPAAGHRRPQT; this comes from the exons ATGGCCCGATGGAAGGAAAGCAAGGCGTCCAGGAAGAAG GATGGGGGCGGGGGCAGCACGTCGGTCATGCTGCGTCTGCTGGTGCTGCTGTGCGTGGTGAGCAGCATGGCCCTGGTGCTGCAGCTCAACCTCACCAACCAGCACAACCTCATGCTCAG aAACATCAAGGGAGC GGAGGAGCCTCGGGCATGGGCGGCGCAACCAGCTGATCCCTTCTGCCGCCCCCGCCGCCACCTCGTGTTCCTCAAGACTCACAAGTGCGGCTCGTCCACCCTCCAGAGCTTGTTCCTGCGCTACGCCGCCGCCAACAATCTCTCCGTTGCCGTGCCGTACTCCGGGGTATACCTGGACGCCGCGGCCACCGGGCAGTCCCTCAGGGTGAAGGAGCTCAAGGAATCGCCCTTCGCGCCGCCCTCCGGAAAGTATCATCTGCTGGTCCACCACACGAGGCTGAACGTCCGCGCCATGCAGCAG ATCACCTACAACGACTCGGTGTGGGTGACGATTCTTCGGGAGCCCGCCGCCGTCTTCGAGTCCATGTTCCACTATTACCGCCTCCACAAGTTCTACGGCGCCACCTTCGACCACCTCGTCTGGAAGCTCGGGGCCAGGGACGGGGGCAAGTTCTTTCTCAAGAATGCGGAAACTAG GTATCAGGGCCGACTAGGGAGGAACCAGATGAGCTTCGATCTGGGGCTGGACGACCTCGACACCCACATGGAGTCTGTTCTTCGGGACGCCATCAAGATTCTCGACGACACCTTCCACTTGGTGCTG ATAGCGGAGCGCATGGACGAGTCGCTGGTCCTGCTCAGGCATCTCATGTGCTGGAGTGAGGACGACACGGTGGCCATGGCCCGCAACGTGAGGAAGGACCAGTACCGTAGTTACCTCAGCGAGCAGGCAGTGGCCACGCTGGAGCACTTCAACGCCGCGGATGTGAAGCTGTACGCGTTCTTCAAggaaaa GTTCGACAAGCACGTGGAGGCCTTCGGGCGGGGGCGGATGGAGCGCGAAGTGGTGGCCTTGCGCGCGAAGAGAGACAAG GTGTGGAAGCAGTGCGGCCTGAGGGAGTCAcggtcctcgtcctcctccaagcACCGCCAGACCCCCGGCAAGGACCACCACGTCATCGAGTATCAGGTGCACGTCAACGGCTCCAGCag TTCGGCGCGCAAGCTGCGGAAATACTGCCAGGAACTGATCGAGTCGGGCACGGACCTGACGCAGATGCTACGCTGGAAGCAGTACACCCGCTACCATCAACGCGCCGCCCGCTCCTCCCTGGATTTGTCTTGGTCCCAGACtctcaagaagaaaacaaagaggaaaccgCGGAGAGTCGCAGCGTTGGCAGGCCGTCGCACGCATCGCAAGGAGAGGCGTCCAGCCGCGGGCCACCGCCGCCCGCAGACTTAA
- the LOC126998499 gene encoding plasminogen receptor (KT)-like: MFRELVSTAAAALGRKDVGSGQVILSLKDELARRQEEGAHRMVERQVALQVAFCRERLTWLLPMVGLSAAFLVAGYRVTRSSVVLYPLVPMSFAVFYQCDLAYGSKTNRIKGIAERILAEEASMVHVPEWHYTGMTPG; the protein is encoded by the exons atgtTCCGTGAGCTGGTGTCGACGGCAGCGGCAGCtttaggaaggaaggacgtaGGGAGCGGCCAAGTTATTCTGTCTCTCAAGGATGAACTG GCGCGTCGCCAGGAGGAGGGTGCCCACAGGATGGTCGAGCGACAGGTGGCCCTTCAGGTAGCCTTTTGCAGGGAGCGGCTCACGTGGCTGCTGCCGATGGTGGGGCTCTCCGCGGCCTTCCTTGTGGCTGGCTACCGCGTCACTAGGAGCAGCGTGGTCCTCTACCCGCTCGTGCCCATGTCCTTCGCCGTCTTCTACCAATGTGACCTCGCCTACGGCAGCAAGACCAATAGGATTAAAG GCATTGCTGAGCGTATCCTGGCCGAGGAGGCGAGTATGGTACACGTTCCTGAGTGGCACTACACCGGCATGACCCCGGGATGA